From a single Nicotiana tomentosiformis chromosome 2, ASM39032v3, whole genome shotgun sequence genomic region:
- the LOC104112151 gene encoding mini zinc finger protein 2-like, translated as MKKVLRKSSNDSSHNSTNSSTFTVRTVRYVECQKNHAASVGGYVVDGCREFMPGETSGAALTCAACGCHRNFHRKEVETDVASDCTSASSITT; from the coding sequence ATGAAAAAAGTTTTGAGGAAATCATCAAATGACTCCTCACACAACTCTACAAATTCATCAACCTTTACCGTGAGGACAGTGAGATATGTAGAGTGTCAAAAGAATCACGCCGCCAGCGTCGGCGGATATGTCGTTGACGGTTGCCGGGAGTTCATGCCGGGAGAAACTTCCGGCGCCGCCCTAACTTGTGCAGCCTGTGGCTGTCACCGCAACTTTCATAGAAAGGAAGTGGAAACTGATGTTGCTTCTGATTGTACTTCTGCTTCTTCCATTACTACATGA